GGCAGCAGCGGGCAGCGTTGAGCGTGGCCCGACGATGGTGGACCAGTGGGGGCCGTGCGCCCGAAGTGTGTCCGGACCTCGGCGGTTAGCGGAAAGTGCCGTCGTTGCCGAAAGTGACCGGAGCGGGCGGTGAGCCTGAAGACAGTCCGAGGGTGAGGATAGCAGACGCCCGAAATGCGTCTGGGCACCATCGGTTGCCGGAAGAGTCGTGATGGCCGGAGGTGATGGGAGCGGGTCGTGGGCCGAGGTTGCCTGTTGGTGAGGCTGGCGGAGGCCCGAGATGTGTCCGGGGGTCATCGGTTGCCGGAAGAGTCGCCTTGGCCGGGAGTGATCGGAGCGGGCCGTGAGCCCGAGGTGGTCAGTTGGCGAGGATGGTGGAGGCCCGAGGTTTGTCGGGGCTTCATCAATTGCCGGAAATGTCGCGATGGCCGGAGGTGATCGGAGCGGGCGGTGAGCCCGAAGGTCGTCCGTCGGTGAGGATGGAAGACGCCTGAGATGCGTCTGGGCACCATCGGTTGCCGGAAGAGTCGTGATGGCCGGGAGTGATCGGAGCGGGCCGTGAGCCCGAGGTGGTCAGTTGGCGAGGATGGTGGAGGCCCGAGGTTTGTCGGGGCTTCATCGGTTGCCGGAAATGTCGCCATGGCCGGGAGTGACCGGAGCGAGGGGTAAGCCCGAAGGTTGTCTGTTGGCGAGGCTGGCGGAGGCCCGAGATGTGTCCGGGGTTCATCGGTTGCCGGAAGAGTCGCCTTGGCCGGGAGTGACCGGAGCGAGGGGTGAGCCCGAAGGCCGTCTGTTGGCGAGGCTGGCGGAGGCCCGAGGTTTGTCTGGGCTTCATCAATTGCCGGAAATGTCGCGATGGCCGGAGGTGATCGGAGCGGGCCGTGAGCCCGAGGACCGTCCGTCGGTGAGGTTGGGGGAGGCACGGGGGCTGCCCGGACTTCCGGGAGGCGGGACGTCCGGTCTTGGGTTTTGTGTTCTGCCGCCGCATTGGTCATCGGCTGGCGGTTGCCCGGATGTCTTGGTCATGGTTCCGGCGGTAAAGATCATTGACCGAGATGTCATCCGCAGCGTCAGTCCCAGGCCAGGACCAGCCTGGCAGAGAGCCTGTGATCTTTCTCTGTCCGGGCTTCACCAATTGCCGGAAATGTCGCCATGGCCGGGAGTGACCGGAGCGGGCCGTGAGCCCGAAGGTCGTCTGTTGGTGAAGCGGGCTGGGGGCCGAGGTTTGTCGGGGCTTCATCGGTTGCCGGAAATGTCGCCATGGCCGGGAGTGACCGGAGCGAGGGGTAAGCCCGAAGGTTGTCTGTTGGCGAGGCTGTCGGAGGTCCGAGGTTTGTCTGGGCCTCAGTGGTTGCGGTAAGTGCCGCCGTGGCCGAAAGTGACCGGAGCGAGGGTGAGCCTGAAGGTCGTCTGTTGGTGAAGCTGGTGGAGGTCCGTGGTGTGTGTCCGGGGTCTGTGGCTGCCGAAGGAAAGTTCGGTTTTGGGTGGGGGATTTGCGCGTCGGCGTAGCCCGGGCATTTCTGTCAGAACTTCTGATTTGTGCATGCCAAGGCGTGATGGAGCGCCGGATTTTACGGTGCCTTTGCCGTCAAACTGGACCGGGCCACGCACAGCGCCTTTCGCGAGAAACGGATCGAATGTATCAAGGGGGCTGATCTGGCATCCTTTGGCTGTACCCCCAAGATACAGCCAAAGTGATCCCTCTTCGCGGTCGGGAATAAGAAACCAGCCTGCCTTAGGCGGTGTTATGCGTGATCCGGTGCGGATGCGTCAGACCTTTATGCGAAACAGTTTTTCCGCATTTCGGAACGCAATTTTTTCCTTGGCTTCACGGGGCAGATCGACTGCGCGAAACCAGTCGGTGCCCTGCTTCATGTCGGCAAACGGATAATCGGTTCCAAACATCACGCGGTCCACACTGATGTATTTCAGCAAAAGATGAAGCAGTTCATCCTGGAAAAATGCGCTGGTCGTGTACCAGAAATTGTCATTGAAGTACTGGCCGATAGGCTTGTTTAACGAGCCTTCGGTCACATCGCCCAAATCCCCGACGATACGCTCGTAATAGAACGGAAGGCCCTCTCCCATATGGCCGATGATCATCTGCAGTTTGGGGAATCTGTCGAACGTTCCGGTCATGATCAGTCGAAGGCATTGCGTAAGCACCTCCTGGTGCCAGCCATATCCCGAACCACTGAGAATGTAGTCCTGATACTCGTCATTATATCCCGGCCGCGCAATGCGGTAGTAAATGTCGAAGACTTCCTTGGGCGGGAAACCCGGATGCAGGTATATCGGCACCCCCAGTGCTTCGGCACGTGCCAGAAGGGGCTCGAAATCGGGATGGTCGAGAAACTTTTTGCCAATGAAGCCATTGGTCATGGCGCCGACAAAGCCATCCCTGCTAACGGCGCGTTCCAGTTCGTCTGCTGATGCCGCCGGGTCCTGTAGCGGCAGGGTTGCATAGGCCCGGAACCGCCCCGGATAGGTGACCATCGGGCCCGTGGCAATCATCCTGTTGAGGCGATAGGCAAAATCGATGCCTTCCTGACCCGCGAGATCCTGCACGCCCGGCGTATGTGCGGAGAGGATCTGAATATTGATCCCCGCCTGATCCATGGCCCCGATGCGGCCAGGGCCGAGTTCGGCAAGGCCGGTTTCCTTAAGGTATTCCACGTGATCATCGTTAATCGCGTTGAGCGCGATAAGCTCGTCGGTGGTATAGGTTTCTTCGGTGGCAATAAAGGGCAGGTCGTGGTCTCGTAACGCGATGATCGAGGACGCCTCTGTCGCGGCCGCGCGGGAGATCATGGCAGGTGCGGCCAATCCGGCACCAACACCAAGTGCCGCCGCGCCACCCAGAAAGCTGCGGCGTCCGATTGCGAGGCTATGTTGGGGTTTTTCGGTCGGTTTCATGTTAATTTCCAATCCGCTATTGTTGTGTGGGGCAGTTCGGGTGCTGTTTTCGTCATCATGTTGGCGTGAAGGGGGGCTGGCCGCCCGTGTGCGCACCAGACATCGGATCAACGGGCAAAAGAAATGCTCCTTCGGGGGATTGGCACAGGCCGCAAGACCGCAAGGCGGGATAAACAGGACATCTATCCGCGGCTATCAGCCGCCCAGTTGCTTCGGGCTAAACCCACCTAGGGCAGATGGATCAACGGTGTCAGCCATCCCTTTTCCTGCATCAGCTTGATGGCTTCAAATATCGGCCCCGCCGCCAGGAACCACATCGCATCGCGTGTTGTGGTTAAAAACAGTGCCGGTTTGCACAGCAGGTTTTCCTCATCGCGCCAGCGAAACCAGGTCGGGCGAAAGCGCGGGACGGTATTTTGATAGTACCGGAATGCCTTGCCAAAACGTTCCGATAGCAAGGCCTCTTCGTGCGCGACAACATTGCGAAACACCATCCAGCACAGGCCGGCAAACAAACAGCCAAGCACGATACTGCCGGTCTGTGCGCCGACACCGAATGCGCCGATCATGTTGAAAACGTAAAGTGGATTTCGGCAGCTCGAATAAGGCCCGGTGGTGACAAGCTCTGTTTTCTTGCGCCCGCCGATATAAATGGAGCACCAGCCACGCCCGAAGATGCATAGGCCAATCGCAAACAGCCCGGTGGCTTCGATCATGTCGTGAAGCTCGCTCTGGCGCTCCGCCATCGCCTGACTTCCGGCCACAAGAACCAGAAGCACGACAACGCCAATCCGAAGGATACGTTTTCGTCGGCGCTGTATGGTGCGCAGGGCCGTGCCTTCGGGAAGCACCCCCGGCGTCTGGTTTGATGGGTCTTTACGGGCGGAACCGAGTTCGGCCGAACGCGACATGAAATTTACTCCTGCAAGATCAAGCCGCAGAAGTCATATCGTCAGGGGCTGGTTCTGGCGTCCGATACTGCATATCCGGTCGTTCGGGTGGCCCTCCCGGACGTATCGCTGCCGAAATATGCCTTTACCGGGATTGAAGGCGCGTCGTCGGCGATCACTGAACTCGCCGACGAGATTCGGAAATCCATCCTGTAGAATTCCTGATTATTGGTCGGCTGGTGGTGGCCTTTCAGGCCTTTGGCTAACGCCCGAAGTTTGTCAGGGCTTTATCGGTTGCAGACTTGGCAGAGAAATGGACTAAGGCGTTTTTGCGGTTGCGACAGTTTCGAAAGTTGAGTTTTAGCTGAAGCTCAACAACTCTATTAGATGGAGTACGAAGGAGGTGCTACACTTAAAGCGATTAAAGCGTTAAGGGCATATTTGCGGGGGCAGATGGATCGAGAAGTTAAGGCGAAATTACTGGGATCAATTCGTGCTCAGCGCTTGGTTGTCGTCTGTGGAGCTGGTCTATCAATGGCTCCGCCAAGTAGCTTGCCTTCTGCCAATCGCGTATCAGAGGCGTGTTATGAGACTGTTCGGATCAGTATTGATTCAGAGATTCCAGAAAACTTGAAGTTTGATCTTGAAGCTCTTGCAGAACATTTCAAGCAGTCAGGGCAGTTGGAGAAAGTTTTTATCGAGGCGGTAGTGCCTTGGGCGATGTTCGAAACTCAATGGAATCCGGGTCATGCGGCCATCGCAGATTTTTTGATCACAAAAGCAATGGCATCGGGAATTTCTGCAAATTACGACTGCTTGGTCGAGCGTTATGCGCAGAGTTGCCATTACGATTTCAAAGTTGCACTAGATGGCGACGAAGCTAATCTTGCCAACCGTACCCAGTCACCGTTTTTGAAATTTCATGGATGCTCATATAGAGACCGCCCAGCAACTGTTTGGACTCCGTCACAGTTGGGAGATCACATAATCCAGTCACGAATTAACAAAAGCACTAACTGGATGAATGGGCATCTCCGTGAAAAGGACTTGTTGTTTGTCGGCTTCTGGTCGGATTGGGCTTACCTAAACACAATTCTGGAAAATGCGCTTGAAGGTGTATCGCCAAACTCGATAACCGTAATAGATCCAAGCGATATAGGGGAGCTGCAACGAAAGGCCCCCAAACTTTGGGAGCTCTCGCAAAGTCCTGGCGTGGGCTTTAGCCACGTTCAAGAGTCCGGTGCTGACGCGCTAGATGAGTTGCGGCGTGCCTATTCTAAAAGTTACTTGCAGCAGGTGCTAGATGCTGGGCGGGAGGCGTACGTAGATCAATTCGGTGATGAGGCACTCGATTTGAGCCTGCTAGAGCTCAACAGTGAAGAATATTATCACCTTAGAAGGGATGCAGAAGGTGTTGGTGTGTCTGGGCCTGCAAAGTGCTTCGTGCCTGAGCGGTGTGAACAATTAGGCTATTTTCATCTTATATTAAGAGCCGCGGGGGCAGAGCAAACTGCCTTTGGCTATGACTACAATGGAAATGCTATCCGCGTAGTCAATGGTTCAGGGATGATGATGGCTACCCTCAAAAAAAGATATCGTGAGCCTCCCGCTGCCAATCCGTCGGATATGGTAATTGCCGTTGGTGCTCAGGAAACAAGTCTCCCCAATAATGTCGTGCGTGCGGGGAGGGAACAGGATTTTATCAGGCCAGAAGAACCCGCAGGCAAGTGGTTTACAGTAGAGAGAGCCAGAGAGGTTTTGGAGATATGACAGACCTTTCAATAGAAGTTGCAAGAACTTTTCAGGATGCAGGGTATGATACTTGGGAAGTGACAAGTGATCGGGGTAAAATCGTTTGTTTTGAGAATGTTGTGCTGTGCGGTTTTGTTTATTTTTTTGATACTGTTGATGAATTGCTTGGTGAGTGGAAGGAGCGTGAGGAGAGAGTTATTCGGCGTTTTTCTCCCTCTCTTCGGCAGATTGGAGAAAAGGCATGGAATACATATTCTGTATTTCTGACTGCTGATTCAAACCCTTCAGCTTCTTGGGCTATCGGTGCAATTGAAGAAGACTTTCAGCTTACCCGAAAAATTACAAGAATGGGCTTAACTGATAGTGGGAGCGTGAAACAAGCCTTGCTTCCTCTGCTGCCGCTTAGTTCGGCATTAGAGTTGGGTTTAGTGGATTTTGAACAACGGCTTAAGGAACGTTTGAGAAATCTTCCAGATACGGCAGTTGATGCATTGTTCAGAGGAGCAGATGCCCGACGAGTCGCTGACCTGTTGAGGGGGCACAAATGAAACTGTCGTCAATTGAATTCTGCGGATTTCGCGGGTTCCGTGATTTAACTAAGCTAGAATTTGGGTCTGGATTCACGATCATAAATGGTCGCAACGGTGCGGGTAAAAGTACTATCTGCGACGCTGTGGAATTTGTTCTTACAGGTTCCATTAGCAAATATACAATTGAACAAGCAAACAAAGAAAATATCCAAGACTACCTTTGGTGGCGGGGCAAAGGGGAGCCTGATCAGTTCTATGTTAAATTGGAGCTAATAGATGATGGCGGAGAGATAGTCTCGATAACTAGGGACAGAGATCAAGGCTGTAGCAATACGGCTGAAGAGATTGAAAGGATGCTCTGCACTCCGTCTTGTCCAAAGAATGCAATAGAGCAGCTATGCAAAACATCTTTAATTCGCGATGAGCTAATTGCATCATTAAGCATCGATATTTCCGAAACCGAGCGATTTTCATTAGTGAAGTCGGCATTAGGAGTATCGGATGGTGTTAGATTGGCCGAGCACGCGAAAACTGTCATCACTCAAGCAGTTGCAGCTTTAGATCGTGTTAGAGGGACTTATGAAGCGCTTCACGAAAAGGTTTCACGCAAAGTTGCAGAAATAGCTAGCGCAAAAAATGCCTTAAGTAATAATGGAGATTTAGCTCAAGCTATCGAGTTTCTGACCGACAAGATCCAGAGTGAAGATGCCTTGAATCTAAACTCTTTGGTGCAATTAGGGCAGCGTTTAGCTGAGGAACTCAAAAAGAGAATATTCGCACTAGAGAATGTTATTGAACATGCATCTAGTGTTTTTGAGAGTGAGAGAGTTCTTCAATCTGAAGAGATTTTGAAAAGAAGGGCCGCAGTCTCTGAGGACCTAGCAAAAGTTCGAGCCGATACCGTTAAAAAGTCTGAAGTCTTAGAGCAACTACAACTGGCACTTAAACGTGAAGAAGCTGCCAATGCAATGGCGGCCTCACTGGCGCTGTTGGTTGAGCATGGTGAACGACTGGGTTTAAACGGTGAATGTTGTCCGCTTTGCGACGCCAAGCAAAATGAAGCACAATTTGAAGAAGGGGTTGCCGCCGCAAAACTAAGAATAGCAGAGCTTTCTGAGGGAATTCAGCCTGCCCGGACTGCGGTGATTGAAGCCAAAAGTGCGCTGGCGGAGGCTATTGCACAGGTGAATAGAACTGAAAACGCTTGGTCAGAATTGGAAGCAGAACTCAGCGAGTTCGGA
The Thalassospira xiamenensis M-5 = DSM 17429 DNA segment above includes these coding regions:
- a CDS encoding amidohydrolase family protein, whose product is MKPTEKPQHSLAIGRRSFLGGAAALGVGAGLAAPAMISRAAATEASSIIALRDHDLPFIATEETYTTDELIALNAINDDHVEYLKETGLAELGPGRIGAMDQAGINIQILSAHTPGVQDLAGQEGIDFAYRLNRMIATGPMVTYPGRFRAYATLPLQDPAASADELERAVSRDGFVGAMTNGFIGKKFLDHPDFEPLLARAEALGVPIYLHPGFPPKEVFDIYYRIARPGYNDEYQDYILSGSGYGWHQEVLTQCLRLIMTGTFDRFPKLQMIIGHMGEGLPFYYERIVGDLGDVTEGSLNKPIGQYFNDNFWYTTSAFFQDELLHLLLKYISVDRVMFGTDYPFADMKQGTDWFRAVDLPREAKEKIAFRNAEKLFRIKV
- a CDS encoding methyltransferase family protein; this encodes MSRSAELGSARKDPSNQTPGVLPEGTALRTIQRRRKRILRIGVVVLLVLVAGSQAMAERQSELHDMIEATGLFAIGLCIFGRGWCSIYIGGRKKTELVTTGPYSSCRNPLYVFNMIGAFGVGAQTGSIVLGCLFAGLCWMVFRNVVAHEEALLSERFGKAFRYYQNTVPRFRPTWFRWRDEENLLCKPALFLTTTRDAMWFLAAGPIFEAIKLMQEKGWLTPLIHLP
- a CDS encoding SIR2 family protein, producing MEYEGGATLKAIKALRAYLRGQMDREVKAKLLGSIRAQRLVVVCGAGLSMAPPSSLPSANRVSEACYETVRISIDSEIPENLKFDLEALAEHFKQSGQLEKVFIEAVVPWAMFETQWNPGHAAIADFLITKAMASGISANYDCLVERYAQSCHYDFKVALDGDEANLANRTQSPFLKFHGCSYRDRPATVWTPSQLGDHIIQSRINKSTNWMNGHLREKDLLFVGFWSDWAYLNTILENALEGVSPNSITVIDPSDIGELQRKAPKLWELSQSPGVGFSHVQESGADALDELRRAYSKSYLQQVLDAGREAYVDQFGDEALDLSLLELNSEEYYHLRRDAEGVGVSGPAKCFVPERCEQLGYFHLILRAAGAEQTAFGYDYNGNAIRVVNGSGMMMATLKKRYREPPAANPSDMVIAVGAQETSLPNNVVRAGREQDFIRPEEPAGKWFTVERAREVLEI
- a CDS encoding AAA family ATPase, which encodes MKLSSIEFCGFRGFRDLTKLEFGSGFTIINGRNGAGKSTICDAVEFVLTGSISKYTIEQANKENIQDYLWWRGKGEPDQFYVKLELIDDGGEIVSITRDRDQGCSNTAEEIERMLCTPSCPKNAIEQLCKTSLIRDELIASLSIDISETERFSLVKSALGVSDGVRLAEHAKTVITQAVAALDRVRGTYEALHEKVSRKVAEIASAKNALSNNGDLAQAIEFLTDKIQSEDALNLNSLVQLGQRLAEELKKRIFALENVIEHASSVFESERVLQSEEILKRRAAVSEDLAKVRADTVKKSEVLEQLQLALKREEAANAMAASLALLVEHGERLGLNGECCPLCDAKQNEAQFEEGVAAAKLRIAELSEGIQPARTAVIEAKSALAEAIAQVNRTENAWSELEAELSEFGRQKSELDDRLSDLGFAVSSEVEIGDIVEATEAERISLHKLESSIAAIKVSQTASSISKLEAELADLMVERNQAGVSVEEHDRAVTNAKQIEKGIRRVSAEIIDERLSQMSPLLNEFYQRLRPHVDWKNIDYSIRGDVRRFLSLQVGEGLNPQFVFSSGQRRAAGIAFLLSVYVARSWARFNSLILDDPIQHIDDYRSLQIAEVLSALRFDGHQIVCALEDKALADLFCRRLVSDACSVGVRYEIAAMPEGVSQVVKKEYIYPHSGSTLKTALRVVG